One genomic region from Nitrospira sp. encodes:
- the tkt gene encoding transketolase: MTQDHKRLDMLCINTIRTLSMDAVQAAASGHPGTPMALAPVAYCLWQRFLRFDPKDPIWPNRDRFVLSNGHASMLLYSLLHLCGVKAVNPQYEALGELSVTLDDIKRFRQLDSKCPGHPEYRWTSGIETTTGPLGQGVATSVSMAIAGKWMAEYFNRPDFRMFEYDVYGLCGDGCLMEGVSGEAASLAGHLKLSNLCWIYDNNKITIEGHTDLVFSEDVATRFIGYGWNVTRVGDANDLTMLDRAFNTFRRTTDRPTLLIVDSHIAYGSPNKQDTHAAHGEPLGEEEIRLTKRNYGWPEEAKFLVPDGVREHFQTVMGKRGHQARETLMATFADYKQRFPDLADQLDRMQHRRLPDGWEKDLPTFPADVKGLASRDSSSKVLNAIAKHVPWLIGGSADLAPSTKTRLTLDKAGDFEASSYGGRNFHFGIREHAMGAVLNGLSLSKVRPCGSSFLIFSDYARSAIRLSALMELPVIYIFTHDSIGLGEDGPTHQPVEQLASLRAVPNLLVLRPADANEVVEAWRILMQLRHEPALLVLSRQALPTLDRTQVASASGVAKGAYVLVDGGEGIPDVLLLASGSAVALCVAAAEQLRDDGIKARVVSMPCWELFEQQSQEYRDLVLPPDVTARIAVEQASTFGWTQYTGRGGAVIGMKTFGASAPLKELQRKFGFTPEQIVAVAKTQVASARGLASSLREH, translated from the coding sequence ATGACTCAGGACCACAAGCGACTTGACATGCTCTGTATCAACACGATTCGCACGCTCTCAATGGACGCGGTGCAGGCCGCCGCTTCGGGCCATCCCGGGACGCCAATGGCGCTGGCACCGGTGGCCTATTGTTTGTGGCAACGGTTTCTGCGGTTCGATCCTAAAGACCCGATCTGGCCGAATCGCGATCGCTTCGTGCTATCGAACGGCCATGCCTCTATGCTGCTCTATTCGCTGCTGCATCTCTGCGGCGTCAAGGCGGTCAACCCTCAGTACGAGGCGCTGGGGGAACTCTCGGTCACACTCGACGACATCAAGCGCTTTCGCCAGCTCGACAGCAAGTGTCCGGGCCATCCGGAGTACCGGTGGACCTCCGGCATTGAGACCACGACGGGCCCGCTGGGCCAGGGAGTCGCGACCAGCGTCAGCATGGCCATCGCGGGCAAGTGGATGGCGGAGTATTTCAATCGCCCGGATTTCAGGATGTTTGAGTACGACGTGTACGGCTTGTGCGGCGACGGGTGTCTGATGGAAGGGGTGTCGGGAGAAGCCGCGTCGCTGGCCGGCCATCTCAAACTCTCCAATCTCTGCTGGATCTACGATAACAACAAGATCACGATCGAAGGGCACACCGACTTAGTCTTCAGCGAAGACGTGGCCACGCGTTTCATCGGCTACGGTTGGAACGTCACGCGCGTCGGCGACGCGAATGATCTGACGATGCTTGACCGTGCGTTCAATACGTTCAGGCGCACCACCGACCGGCCCACCCTGCTCATCGTGGATAGTCACATCGCCTACGGCTCGCCCAACAAGCAGGACACCCACGCGGCGCACGGCGAGCCCCTCGGCGAGGAGGAGATCCGGCTGACCAAGCGCAACTACGGCTGGCCGGAGGAAGCCAAGTTCCTGGTCCCGGACGGAGTCCGCGAACATTTCCAAACCGTGATGGGCAAGCGCGGGCATCAGGCGCGCGAGACTTTGATGGCGACATTCGCCGATTACAAACAGCGCTTTCCGGACCTCGCCGACCAACTGGATCGAATGCAACACCGCCGCCTGCCGGACGGATGGGAGAAAGACCTGCCGACTTTTCCAGCCGACGTCAAAGGGCTCGCCTCGCGGGATTCATCAAGCAAGGTGTTGAACGCCATTGCCAAGCATGTGCCCTGGTTGATCGGCGGCTCCGCTGATCTGGCGCCCTCGACGAAGACCAGGCTCACGCTCGACAAAGCGGGAGATTTCGAAGCAAGTTCATATGGAGGCCGGAACTTCCACTTCGGCATTCGTGAGCATGCGATGGGCGCCGTGCTGAACGGGCTCTCGCTGTCAAAAGTCCGGCCATGCGGGTCCAGCTTCCTGATTTTCAGCGATTACGCCAGGTCGGCGATCCGGCTGTCTGCGCTCATGGAGCTTCCGGTCATCTACATCTTCACCCATGATTCGATTGGCCTGGGCGAAGACGGCCCGACCCATCAACCGGTCGAACAGCTAGCGTCGCTCCGAGCCGTCCCAAATCTTCTCGTGCTCCGGCCGGCGGACGCCAACGAAGTGGTCGAGGCCTGGCGCATCCTCATGCAGTTGAGGCACGAACCGGCGTTGTTGGTCCTGTCGCGACAGGCGCTGCCGACGCTGGATCGCACGCAAGTTGCCTCGGCCTCCGGTGTAGCCAAGGGAGCGTACGTACTCGTCGACGGCGGTGAGGGAATTCCGGACGTGTTGCTGCTGGCCAGCGGAAGCGCGGTCGCGCTCTGTGTCGCGGCCGCTGAGCAGTTGAGGGACGACGGCATCAAAGCTCGGGTGGTGAGCATGCCCTGCTGGGAACTGTTCGAACAGCAGAGCCAAGAATATCGCGACCTGGTGCTCCCTCCCGACGTGACCGCGCGTATCGCCGTGGAACAGGCCTCGACGTTCGGGTGGACACAATACACCGGGCGCGGCGGCGCCGTCATAGGTATGAAAACCTTCGGGGCCTCGGCGCCGCTGAAAGAGCTGCAGCGGAAATTCGGTTTTACGCCGGAGCAGATCGTGGCCGTCGCCAAGACACAGGTGGCGAGTGCGCGAGGCCTGGCAAGTAGTCTGAGGGAACACTGA
- a CDS encoding bifunctional transaldolase/phosoglucose isomerase: MTNPLLHLQTFEQSIWLDFIRRGMLTSGEMQQLREDCGARGVTSNPSIFEKAIVGSRDYDDRIRALTLEGKASREIYEDLTLNDVQCTADLFRRVYDQTEGRDGFVSLEVSPDLADDATGTVEEARRLWQLLNRPNVMIKVPGTREGIIAIRQLTAEGINVNVTLLFGLSRYRDVCEAYVEGLTARLARGMPLGRVASVASFFLSRIDILVDSLLDQRRQERNTDKSYHDLLGQTAIACAKAAYEIYKELFHGERFRPLAVQGARPQRLLWASTSTKNPKESDVKYVEALIGPDTVNTLTLETLQAYRDHGRPSARLEEGITEARNVLDRLRKIGIDLEKVSDQLEEDGIRKFITAFDGLTESIERKRTATLKEPLDRQTLTLPGYDSFLQDRLNALEQNRFTSRCWRKEAALWKPDAHHQEAIRHSLGWLHVAEKMEDHLDELFGFAEEVRRDGFRRVVHMGMGGSSLAPLVFQRICPRRTGGLPLMVLDTTDPATVLKIEQEGPLADTLFIVATKSGTTAEPLAFRDYFFAKLKKIKGLQAGDNFVVITDPDSPLVKQAEERRFRRVFLNFSDIGGRYSALSYFGLVPATLMGVNVSELLVRALRMVHANAACVPVKEAPGIVLGTVMGELALHHRDKVTLLTSPSLRALGLWIEQLLAESTGKEGVGLLPVAGEAFGESSVYGDDRLFISIHAQDERDESLDRNLAALQAAGKPVVSIQLEDPLDLGQEFFRWEMAAATAGAILGINPFDQPNVQESKDNTNRLLANVEQGGGLPEESSTVVEGSLALYAREVGHSASEVLRRFFQQALVGDYVALLAYLPEQTDIEERLQAIRELLRDRLHVATTVGYGPRYLHSTGQFHKGGPNTGLFLLITADEAIDAAIPDKPYTFGVFKHAQALGDLESLRKHGRRVLRVHLREEVTAGLTTLGEALESTLASPVQESVVH, from the coding sequence ATGACCAATCCCTTACTACACCTTCAGACGTTTGAACAGAGCATCTGGCTGGACTTCATTCGGCGGGGCATGCTGACCTCGGGCGAGATGCAGCAGTTGAGGGAGGACTGCGGCGCTCGAGGAGTCACGTCCAATCCTTCCATTTTTGAAAAAGCCATCGTGGGGAGTCGTGACTACGACGACAGAATTCGTGCCCTCACGCTGGAAGGCAAAGCCTCCCGGGAGATTTATGAGGATCTGACCCTCAACGATGTGCAATGCACCGCCGACCTGTTCAGACGAGTCTATGACCAGACGGAGGGAAGAGACGGTTTCGTAAGCCTTGAGGTCTCCCCGGACCTGGCCGATGATGCGACAGGAACCGTGGAGGAAGCGCGCCGTCTTTGGCAACTGCTCAACCGACCGAATGTGATGATTAAGGTGCCCGGAACGCGCGAGGGGATCATTGCCATCCGTCAGCTCACAGCGGAGGGTATTAATGTCAACGTCACCTTGCTGTTCGGCCTTTCCCGCTATCGCGATGTCTGCGAAGCCTACGTTGAGGGACTGACGGCCCGCCTGGCGAGAGGGATGCCGCTCGGCCGCGTGGCGTCGGTAGCGAGCTTTTTCCTCAGTAGAATTGACATCCTCGTGGATTCTTTGTTGGACCAGCGCCGGCAGGAGAGGAATACCGACAAGTCTTATCATGACCTCCTCGGACAGACGGCCATTGCCTGCGCCAAGGCCGCATACGAGATCTACAAAGAGCTCTTCCATGGTGAGCGGTTCCGTCCACTGGCTGTTCAAGGGGCGAGACCGCAACGATTGCTCTGGGCCAGCACGAGCACCAAGAATCCGAAGGAAAGCGACGTGAAGTATGTGGAGGCGCTGATCGGTCCGGATACAGTGAACACACTGACGCTGGAGACGTTGCAGGCCTATCGGGATCACGGCCGGCCGTCGGCTCGATTGGAAGAAGGAATAACGGAGGCGCGGAATGTGCTCGATCGGCTCCGTAAGATCGGGATCGATCTGGAGAAGGTGAGCGACCAACTCGAGGAAGACGGTATCCGGAAATTCATTACGGCGTTCGATGGTCTCACGGAAAGCATCGAACGAAAGCGCACGGCGACCTTGAAAGAGCCGTTGGATCGGCAAACGTTGACGCTTCCGGGATACGACTCGTTCCTTCAGGATCGGCTCAACGCCCTAGAGCAAAATCGGTTCACCTCTCGCTGTTGGCGGAAAGAGGCGGCCTTGTGGAAGCCGGATGCGCACCATCAAGAGGCGATCCGGCACTCCTTGGGATGGCTGCATGTCGCGGAGAAAATGGAAGACCATCTTGACGAGCTCTTCGGGTTCGCCGAGGAAGTCCGCCGCGACGGGTTTCGGCGCGTCGTTCATATGGGGATGGGAGGCAGCAGTTTGGCTCCGCTGGTCTTCCAGCGAATCTGTCCACGGAGGACAGGCGGGCTCCCGTTGATGGTGCTGGATACGACCGATCCCGCGACAGTCCTAAAGATCGAACAAGAAGGACCTTTGGCCGATACCCTGTTTATTGTCGCGACCAAATCCGGGACAACCGCCGAGCCTTTGGCGTTCAGGGACTATTTCTTTGCCAAGCTGAAGAAGATCAAGGGCCTTCAAGCAGGAGACAATTTTGTCGTGATCACGGATCCGGACAGCCCACTGGTCAAGCAGGCTGAAGAACGGAGGTTCAGGAGAGTCTTTCTGAATTTTTCCGATATCGGCGGTCGGTATTCCGCTCTGTCATATTTCGGCCTCGTGCCCGCGACGCTGATGGGCGTCAATGTGTCTGAATTGCTGGTGCGTGCCCTTCGGATGGTGCATGCCAACGCGGCCTGCGTGCCGGTCAAAGAAGCTCCTGGAATCGTCTTAGGCACGGTGATGGGAGAACTGGCTCTGCACCACCGCGACAAGGTCACGCTCCTGACCTCGCCTTCGCTTCGGGCGTTGGGACTCTGGATCGAGCAACTGCTGGCTGAAAGTACCGGCAAGGAAGGCGTCGGGTTGCTGCCGGTCGCGGGTGAAGCTTTCGGGGAGTCATCCGTCTATGGGGATGATCGGCTGTTTATTTCTATCCACGCACAGGACGAACGTGACGAGTCGTTGGATCGGAACCTCGCGGCTCTACAGGCGGCAGGGAAACCGGTCGTGAGCATTCAACTGGAAGATCCGCTCGATCTTGGACAGGAGTTCTTCCGTTGGGAAATGGCCGCGGCGACAGCCGGGGCGATCCTCGGCATAAACCCATTCGATCAGCCGAATGTGCAGGAGAGCAAGGATAACACCAACCGCTTGCTTGCGAACGTCGAACAGGGAGGAGGGTTGCCTGAAGAATCTTCGACGGTCGTGGAAGGGTCGTTGGCGCTCTACGCCCGGGAGGTCGGGCATTCCGCGTCGGAGGTGCTGCGACGATTCTTTCAGCAAGCTCTCGTCGGAGATTATGTGGCGTTGCTGGCATACCTCCCTGAACAGACGGACATCGAGGAACGGCTTCAGGCGATCCGTGAACTGTTGCGGGATCGATTGCATGTCGCCACGACGGTCGGCTACGGGCCTCGCTACCTCCATTCCACCGGGCAATTCCATAAAGGCGGTCCCAATACGGGTCTCTTCCTGCTGATCACTGCCGACGAGGCGATCGACGCGGCGATTCCTGATAAGCCCTACACATTCGGCGTCTTCAAACATGCCCAGGCGCTCGGCGATCTCGAATCGTTGCGCAAACACGGCAGACGGGTGCTGCGGGTCCATCTACGCGAAGAGGTCACAGCCGGCTTGACGACGCTAGGCGAAGCACTGGAGTCCACCCTTGCCTCACCTGTCCAGGAATCTGTCGTCCATTGA
- the narI gene encoding respiratory nitrate reductase subunit gamma, with translation MSNLHEFFFQIYPYIVGSLFLLGSLLRFERGQYTWTSDSSELLRRGTLRFGSNLFHVGVLFLFLGHFIGILMPEVFGMMGIGLPGHQLVAMISGGLFGSACLVGLLMLIHRRVTEPRIRATTRVMDMVVLLWILMTLSFGLVTLYFSAQELSGGNLIPLSQWARHIITFHGDAASFVVELSLVYQVHMVLGMTLFALIPFSRLVHIWSGFALVAYLLRPYQVVRPGLRQR, from the coding sequence ATGTCCAATCTTCACGAGTTCTTCTTTCAAATCTATCCGTACATCGTCGGCTCCCTGTTTCTCCTGGGCAGTTTGCTGCGGTTCGAGCGAGGCCAATATACCTGGACCAGCGATTCAAGCGAGTTGCTCAGGCGCGGAACGCTCCGATTCGGCAGTAACCTCTTCCACGTCGGCGTGTTGTTCCTCTTCCTGGGACATTTTATCGGCATTCTCATGCCGGAGGTGTTCGGGATGATGGGTATCGGTCTACCTGGACATCAGTTGGTGGCCATGATCAGCGGTGGACTCTTCGGATCAGCCTGCTTGGTCGGGCTCCTCATGCTCATCCATCGGCGCGTGACGGAGCCGAGAATCCGCGCGACCACGCGCGTGATGGACATGGTCGTGCTCCTATGGATTCTCATGACCTTGTCCTTCGGCTTGGTCACACTGTATTTTTCCGCCCAGGAATTGTCAGGAGGCAACTTGATACCCTTGTCCCAATGGGCCCGTCATATCATCACGTTTCACGGGGACGCCGCTTCCTTCGTGGTGGAGCTGTCGCTGGTCTATCAAGTTCATATGGTATTAGGGATGACTCTGTTTGCGCTGATCCCATTCAGCAGACTCGTCCACATCTGGAGCGGATTTGCATTGGTGGCCTACCTCCTGCGGCCGTATCAGGTGGTGCGTCCGGGATTGCGTCAGCGGTAA
- the narJ gene encoding nitrate reductase molybdenum cofactor assembly chaperone, whose protein sequence is MRLYKVITLLLTYPEQHWLQSVGELRAILSTETGRSRRAGRRLDGLFTHLQRGTLIDLQATYVETFDRNAAHSLHVFEHTMGDSRERGEAMARQVEEYRRFGLEPTSRELPDFLPLFLEFLSLIPPEEAQGRLAAIEDVVESLHNRLAAVCSPYAGAFDALTAMIPGSVLSGTSSPIRSMKRFLRRKQSGIRMGVQGTFTKEPLGGDRHRET, encoded by the coding sequence GTGAGGCTCTATAAGGTCATCACCCTGCTCTTGACCTATCCCGAACAGCATTGGCTGCAATCGGTCGGCGAGTTGCGGGCGATCCTGTCCACCGAGACCGGACGAAGCCGGCGCGCGGGGCGTCGGCTCGACGGCTTGTTCACCCATCTGCAGCGCGGAACCTTGATCGACCTGCAAGCGACATACGTGGAGACCTTTGATCGAAATGCCGCCCATTCACTGCATGTCTTCGAGCACACGATGGGGGATTCCCGCGAGCGGGGTGAGGCGATGGCTCGACAGGTGGAAGAATACCGACGGTTCGGTCTGGAACCGACGAGCCGGGAATTGCCGGATTTTCTTCCGCTGTTCCTCGAGTTCCTGTCCCTGATTCCACCTGAGGAGGCGCAAGGGCGACTCGCCGCCATCGAAGATGTGGTGGAATCTCTGCATAACCGGCTCGCGGCTGTCTGTTCCCCCTACGCTGGAGCCTTCGATGCCCTCACGGCGATGATTCCCGGCTCCGTGTTATCGGGAACCTCGTCCCCGATTCGTAGCATGAAGCGATTTCTTCGTCGGAAGCAGTCCGGGATTCGAATGGGAGTGCAGGGAACGTTCACGAAAGAACCGCTCGGCGGCGACAGACATCGTGAGACCTGA
- the narH gene encoding nitrate reductase subunit beta has translation MKVRAQVAMVMNLDKCIGCHTCSITCKNVWTSREGMEYVWFNNVETKPGVGYPHEWENQERWNGGWERKENGTIKPKQGARWRILTNIFSNPNLPQLDDYYEPFTFDYNTLQRAPEGPTTPTARAMSIITGEIKDKIDGGPNWEDDLGGESAERFKDVNVDGIDQDLLASFENTFLFYLPRLCEHCLNPTCVASCPSGSIYKREEDGIVLVDQDKCRGWRMCVSGCPYKKIYYNWHTGKAEKCTFCYPRIESGQPTICSETCVGRLRYLGVILYDADRIEQAATVEQEQDLHEAQLGLFLDPKDPAVQAQAKQNGIPDNWLEAAKRSPVYKMAIEWRLAFPLHPEYRTLPMVWYIPPLSPVSNSAETAHSEVDGLPDTSSLRIPVRYLAHLLTAGKEEPVVRALDRLLAMRRYMRKKDMGDDAALSLPRVGLSEAQIEEMYRYLAIADYEDRYVIPTNHQEAMSHSFDDQGSCGFSADSRFSEGVTGASVFAGKERTKVQLISVNEIKRGSRRP, from the coding sequence ATGAAAGTCCGCGCGCAGGTGGCTATGGTCATGAACCTTGATAAATGCATCGGCTGTCACACCTGCTCCATTACCTGCAAGAACGTGTGGACGTCACGTGAAGGCATGGAATACGTCTGGTTCAACAACGTCGAAACCAAGCCGGGCGTCGGCTATCCCCATGAATGGGAAAACCAGGAACGCTGGAACGGCGGTTGGGAACGTAAGGAGAACGGCACGATCAAGCCGAAACAGGGCGCGCGCTGGCGAATCCTGACCAACATTTTCTCGAACCCCAACTTGCCGCAGCTGGACGATTACTACGAACCATTTACCTTCGACTACAACACACTCCAGCGCGCGCCGGAAGGACCGACGACGCCCACAGCCCGGGCAATGTCCATCATCACCGGGGAAATCAAGGACAAGATCGACGGGGGTCCGAATTGGGAAGACGATCTTGGCGGCGAGTCAGCGGAGCGCTTCAAGGACGTCAATGTCGATGGAATCGATCAGGATCTCCTGGCTTCATTCGAAAACACCTTTCTGTTCTACCTCCCCCGGCTCTGCGAGCATTGTTTGAATCCCACCTGCGTCGCGTCCTGTCCGTCCGGTTCGATCTATAAACGAGAGGAAGACGGCATTGTGCTGGTGGACCAGGATAAGTGTCGTGGCTGGCGGATGTGCGTCAGCGGCTGTCCCTATAAGAAGATTTATTATAACTGGCACACAGGCAAGGCTGAGAAATGCACCTTTTGTTATCCGCGCATCGAATCCGGCCAGCCGACCATCTGTTCGGAGACCTGCGTCGGTCGCCTGCGATACCTGGGAGTCATCCTCTATGATGCGGATCGCATCGAACAAGCGGCGACCGTCGAACAGGAACAGGATCTGCATGAGGCCCAGCTTGGACTGTTTCTCGATCCCAAAGATCCGGCTGTGCAGGCGCAGGCGAAACAGAACGGGATTCCAGACAATTGGCTGGAGGCTGCCAAGCGGTCCCCCGTCTATAAGATGGCGATCGAGTGGCGTCTGGCGTTTCCTCTCCATCCCGAATACCGAACGTTGCCCATGGTGTGGTACATACCCCCGCTCTCACCGGTTTCGAATTCAGCCGAGACTGCGCATTCTGAGGTGGACGGGCTTCCCGATACATCCTCCCTCCGGATTCCTGTACGCTACCTCGCACATCTTCTGACGGCAGGCAAAGAGGAGCCCGTCGTGCGCGCGTTGGATCGGCTGCTCGCGATGCGCCGCTACATGCGAAAGAAAGACATGGGGGACGACGCAGCCCTGTCGCTGCCACGGGTGGGACTGAGCGAAGCCCAGATCGAGGAGATGTACCGGTACCTCGCGATTGCCGATTATGAAGACCGTTACGTCATTCCAACCAACCATCAGGAGGCCATGTCACATAGTTTCGATGACCAGGGTTCCTGCGGCTTCTCCGCCGACAGCCGATTTTCCGAGGGAGTGACGGGGGCGAGTGTGTTCGCCGGCAAGGAACGGACGAAGGTGCAATTGATCAGCGTGAATGAGATCAAGAGAGGGAGCCGCAGGCCGTGA